In Dehalococcoidia bacterium, the following are encoded in one genomic region:
- a CDS encoding enoyl-CoA hydratase/isomerase family protein, giving the protein MPEQKPQKNIFASNVMSLFLPNDFQSFRDSDFIESLINDFSIRVVVVHGNWHSCEFDHSIIKRLSEIPIPVVAFIEGYCRDESLELCLAADIRIASADASFQLGYVNQGRMPKNGATQRLARIVGRGQAMRLLLSGECIDVSESIRIGLVESIGTLEDVSALVESICKAAPIAARYAKESVNYSQELSFLQSHRLENDLSILLQSTEDREKGLRSYFNKETPDFQSE; this is encoded by the coding sequence ATGCCTGAACAAAAGCCTCAAAAAAATATTTTTGCTAGTAATGTGATGTCGCTTTTTTTGCCTAATGATTTTCAATCATTCCGGGATAGTGATTTTATAGAATCGCTTATAAACGATTTCAGTATCAGAGTCGTAGTTGTACATGGCAACTGGCATTCTTGCGAGTTTGACCACAGCATAATCAAGAGACTCAGTGAAATTCCCATTCCCGTGGTCGCTTTTATAGAAGGCTACTGTAGAGACGAATCGTTAGAGTTGTGCTTGGCTGCTGATATACGAATAGCTTCTGCAGATGCAAGTTTTCAACTTGGCTATGTGAATCAAGGGAGAATGCCAAAAAATGGCGCCACTCAAAGACTGGCTCGGATAGTAGGCAGGGGACAAGCTATGAGATTATTGCTTTCAGGTGAATGTATTGACGTTTCAGAAAGCATTAGGATTGGATTAGTGGAATCTATAGGCACGTTGGAGGATGTTTCTGCGCTTGTCGAATCCATTTGTAAAGCTGCTCCTATAGCAGCACGATATGCAAAAGAATCGGTAAACTACTCGCAGGAATTAAGTTTCTTGCAATCACATCGCCTTGAAAACGATTTAAGTATCCTCCTCCAGTCCACTGAAGATAGGGAGAAAGGACTAAGGAGTTACTTCAACAAAGAGACTCCGGATTTCCAATCTGAATGA
- the groES gene encoding co-chaperone GroES, with protein sequence MARKLQPLGDRIVVKAVEQENQTKSGIFIPDSAKERPQEGSVVAVGPGRVNDDGSRVAMDVAVGDVVIYSKFAGTEFEEDGEEYLIMKETDILAKVG encoded by the coding sequence GTGGCGCGAAAGCTACAACCACTAGGCGATCGAATCGTCGTAAAAGCAGTGGAACAGGAAAATCAGACCAAAAGTGGGATATTTATCCCTGACAGCGCGAAGGAGCGACCTCAAGAAGGTAGCGTCGTCGCTGTAGGTCCAGGGCGCGTAAATGACGATGGCTCTAGAGTAGCCATGGACGTCGCTGTTGGAGATGTGGTTATCTACTCAAAATTTGCCGGAACCGAATTTGAAGAGGATGGCGAAGAGTATTTAATCATGAAGGAAACAGACATCCTAGCCAAAGTTGGCTAA
- the groL gene encoding chaperonin GroEL (60 kDa chaperone family; promotes refolding of misfolded polypeptides especially under stressful conditions; forms two stacked rings of heptamers to form a barrel-shaped 14mer; ends can be capped by GroES; misfolded proteins enter the barrel where they are refolded when GroES binds) — protein sequence MAKQILFSDEARKSLKVGMDTLANTVKVTLGPRGRNVILDKKFGPPNVCSDGVTIAKEIELSDHYENMGAQLLKEAATKTNDVAGDGTTTATVLAQAMIGEGFRNIAAGADPMAIKRGIERAVIAVRDSVSAQSKPVDGKDQIAQVASLSAHDNEMGELLAEVMEKVGKDGVITVEEGKSLAYETEYVEGMQIDRGYISPYFLTDSQRMEAGIDDPYILITDKKITAVNDVLPALEKILQVTKNLVIIAEDVEGEALATLVVNKLRGTLNVLAIKAPGFGDRRKEMLQDIAILTGGTVLSEEVGRKLDSATVEDCGRARRVVATKDETTFVEGHSTEQAIEDRISQIKARIEETTSDFDREKLQERLAKLSGGVAIIKVGAATEVELKEKKARVEDALSATRAAVEEGIVPGGGTVLVRAAEAIEGLGLSGDELTGSQIVKKALEEPIRTIASNSGHSGDVIVAEAKESENNWGFDADAGEWGDMFEKGIVDPAKVTRAAVENSASVAAMVLTTEAVLTDIPEPAAAAPAMPHGDHMDF from the coding sequence ATGGCAAAGCAAATCCTTTTTAGCGACGAGGCAAGAAAGTCGCTCAAAGTCGGCATGGACACACTGGCAAACACAGTGAAGGTTACCTTGGGTCCAAGAGGCCGTAACGTAATATTAGACAAGAAATTTGGTCCCCCAAATGTATGTTCTGATGGGGTGACTATTGCAAAAGAAATTGAACTCTCAGACCACTATGAGAACATGGGCGCTCAGCTTCTTAAAGAAGCTGCTACAAAAACAAACGACGTAGCCGGTGACGGAACTACAACTGCTACCGTTTTAGCTCAGGCAATGATTGGTGAAGGTTTCAGGAACATTGCTGCAGGTGCAGACCCTATGGCAATTAAACGTGGTATTGAAAGAGCTGTCATTGCTGTACGTGACAGTGTTTCAGCGCAATCAAAACCGGTAGACGGGAAAGATCAAATCGCTCAGGTAGCTTCACTATCAGCTCATGATAACGAGATGGGCGAATTATTAGCGGAAGTAATGGAAAAGGTCGGAAAAGACGGAGTCATCACCGTTGAAGAGGGAAAGAGTCTAGCCTACGAAACTGAATATGTAGAGGGAATGCAAATTGACCGAGGATACATATCTCCTTACTTCCTTACAGACTCTCAGCGTATGGAAGCTGGCATTGATGATCCTTATATACTTATAACCGACAAAAAAATTACAGCAGTGAATGACGTTTTACCCGCTTTAGAAAAAATCCTCCAAGTTACAAAAAATCTTGTAATTATAGCCGAGGATGTTGAAGGAGAAGCGTTAGCAACCTTAGTTGTAAACAAGCTAAGAGGTACTCTTAATGTGTTGGCCATAAAGGCCCCAGGCTTCGGTGATCGCCGTAAAGAAATGCTTCAAGATATCGCGATTCTGACCGGTGGAACTGTACTAAGCGAAGAAGTTGGACGTAAGCTTGACTCAGCCACAGTTGAAGATTGTGGGCGAGCGCGTCGCGTAGTAGCAACAAAAGACGAAACTACTTTCGTTGAGGGTCATAGCACTGAACAAGCGATCGAAGACCGCATCTCGCAAATCAAAGCGAGGATCGAAGAAACTACTTCAGATTTTGATCGTGAAAAACTGCAAGAACGATTGGCCAAGCTCTCTGGTGGTGTTGCCATCATAAAAGTAGGTGCAGCCACCGAGGTTGAGTTAAAAGAGAAGAAAGCACGGGTAGAAGACGCATTGTCAGCAACACGTGCTGCAGTTGAAGAAGGGATTGTACCTGGAGGCGGAACTGTTCTGGTCCGAGCTGCTGAAGCAATTGAAGGACTGGGTCTTTCAGGCGATGAACTTACTGGCTCCCAGATCGTTAAGAAAGCTCTTGAAGAGCCGATTCGTACTATTGCATCGAATTCAGGGCACTCAGGGGATGTAATCGTCGCAGAGGCAAAAGAATCAGAAAATAATTGGGGATTTGATGCTGATGCAGGCGAATGGGGTGACATGTTCGAAAAAGGAATTGTTGACCCTGCCAAAGTAACCCGAGCAGCTGTAGAGAATTCTGCTAGCGTAGCAGCTATGGTGCTCACTACTGAGGCTGTACTAACAGACATTCCTGAGCCTGCCGCCGCCGCTCCAGCCATGCCTCATGGCGATCATATGGACTTCTAA
- a CDS encoding insulinase family protein yields the protein MYERTILSNGLRVLSQKIPGIKSVSVGIFIGAGSRYEPPKIAGISHFIEHMLFKGTTQRPKPQMISEEIESVGGILNASTDKEVTIFYTKAGGNHFVKSLDVLMDMIQNPIFLPEEIERERSVILEELSMTYDQPDALADLLIDQALWPSQPMGTDVGGTRETVNSITKAHLTDYHANQYVPSNIVIAVAGDVEHDYLLREINSRMSIYDQPRKFEIEPVKQAYSNTVSVELNEKPTEQTHFCLAFNGVAFTNVDSYALDMLSTVLGEGMTSRLFLEVRENLGLAYDIHSSSIHYSDCGATVIGCGSDSAKVDLTIAAILRELRETKIHVSARELSRAIEYSIGRLHLRMEDTRAVMIWLGAQEILKGDIITVDEIESKLRSITTEDLRVASENYIDFGMSRLSVVGPHSDKHEFEQLLSSII from the coding sequence TTGTACGAACGCACAATTTTAAGTAACGGTCTTAGAGTATTATCACAAAAAATCCCTGGGATAAAATCTGTTTCAGTAGGCATATTTATTGGCGCAGGTTCTCGTTACGAACCTCCTAAAATTGCAGGGATTTCACATTTTATTGAACATATGTTGTTCAAAGGCACCACCCAACGCCCAAAACCTCAAATGATTTCAGAGGAAATTGAATCGGTCGGTGGCATTTTGAACGCGAGTACAGACAAAGAAGTAACAATTTTTTACACAAAAGCTGGGGGAAACCATTTTGTGAAATCTTTAGATGTACTGATGGATATGATTCAAAACCCTATTTTTTTGCCAGAAGAAATTGAGCGCGAGAGGAGCGTAATCCTTGAAGAGCTCTCGATGACTTACGATCAGCCAGATGCCTTAGCAGATTTGTTGATTGATCAAGCATTATGGCCAAGTCAACCAATGGGCACAGACGTTGGGGGGACAAGGGAAACGGTTAATTCTATTACTAAGGCACACTTAACTGATTATCATGCTAATCAATACGTGCCCTCTAATATTGTAATTGCTGTTGCTGGCGATGTTGAACATGACTACTTATTACGTGAAATAAACAGCAGGATGAGTATTTATGATCAGCCAAGAAAATTTGAGATAGAACCTGTAAAGCAGGCCTACAGCAATACAGTAAGTGTTGAACTCAACGAAAAACCCACGGAACAAACTCATTTTTGCTTGGCTTTTAATGGTGTTGCTTTTACAAATGTAGATAGTTATGCATTAGATATGCTGAGTACGGTTTTAGGAGAAGGGATGACGAGTAGGCTGTTTTTAGAGGTTCGTGAAAATTTAGGGCTTGCTTATGATATTCATAGTAGTTCAATCCATTACTCTGATTGCGGCGCTACAGTAATTGGTTGCGGTTCGGATAGTGCTAAAGTTGATTTAACGATAGCGGCAATATTGCGTGAGCTAAGGGAAACCAAAATACATGTTTCTGCGCGTGAATTGTCCCGGGCGATCGAATATTCAATCGGACGCTTACATTTAAGAATGGAAGACACTCGTGCAGTTATGATTTGGCTGGGTGCACAGGAGATACTTAAAGGAGACATCATTACGGTTGATGAAATTGAGAGTAAGCTCCGGTCAATAACCACTGAGGATCTTCGCGTAGCTTCTGAAAATTACATTGATTTCGGGATGAGTAGATTATCTGTAGTGGGTCCGCATTCTGATAAACATGAATTTGAACAGTTACTTTCAAGCATAATATAA
- the serS gene encoding serine--tRNA ligase, with amino-acid sequence MINPELLRRNPESIKLSLSRRNEEVSIVDELIGIDIQRRKIISEIENFRSARNELSKKIAELIKSGNVAEANKLKDEVRQSGEELKAQEEKLRASDETFRYQMLRLPNLVSEEVPDGLDFTSNIVLWQEGERRKYEFDLKPHWELSESLDITDFERGSKVSGRMFYVLGETGARLQRALVSYMIDLHRETHGYLERSVPFLVLGKTMENSSNLPKFADALYRDAEEDLWLIPTAEVPLTSLHADEILNIADLPIKYMAHTPCFRREKAAAGTQVRGLKRVHQFEKVEMYQFVEPESSMDALEELIQHASDVVRGLGLPFRLLQLCAGDLSFPSVKSFDIEIYSPASDEWLEVSSCSNCTDFQSRRANIRFRRDQAQRPELVHTLNGSGLAIPRVIIAILETFQQPDGSVVVPNALVQYLGGQEVLEPLNKSMNSFGR; translated from the coding sequence ATGATTAATCCAGAGCTACTTCGCAGAAACCCTGAGAGCATCAAATTATCTCTCTCGCGCCGGAATGAAGAAGTTTCAATTGTCGATGAATTAATCGGAATTGATATCCAGCGTCGGAAAATTATTTCTGAAATTGAAAACTTCCGATCGGCCCGGAATGAATTAAGTAAAAAGATTGCCGAGCTAATCAAAAGTGGGAATGTAGCGGAAGCTAATAAACTCAAGGATGAAGTTAGGCAAAGTGGTGAGGAGCTTAAGGCCCAAGAAGAGAAATTACGTGCTAGTGACGAAACATTTCGTTATCAAATGCTTCGTCTCCCCAACTTAGTATCAGAAGAAGTCCCTGATGGATTGGATTTCACAAGTAACATAGTGCTATGGCAAGAAGGCGAGCGAAGGAAATATGAATTTGACCTTAAGCCACATTGGGAATTGTCGGAATCCTTGGACATAACTGATTTTGAGCGTGGGTCTAAGGTTTCTGGAAGAATGTTTTATGTTTTAGGTGAGACAGGCGCTCGTCTTCAAAGGGCCTTAGTTAGCTACATGATCGATTTGCATAGGGAGACTCATGGGTACCTTGAGCGGAGTGTACCGTTTCTCGTGCTCGGCAAAACTATGGAGAACAGTAGTAATTTGCCTAAATTTGCAGATGCCTTATACCGTGATGCTGAAGAAGATTTATGGTTGATTCCTACAGCGGAGGTTCCTTTAACAAGCCTACATGCTGACGAAATATTGAATATAGCGGATTTGCCGATTAAATATATGGCCCACACCCCGTGTTTTAGGCGAGAAAAGGCTGCTGCAGGGACTCAAGTTCGTGGTTTAAAGCGCGTTCATCAATTCGAGAAAGTGGAAATGTATCAATTTGTCGAACCGGAGTCTTCAATGGATGCGCTGGAAGAACTGATACAGCATGCGTCGGATGTTGTTCGTGGCCTTGGCTTGCCGTTTAGGCTTTTACAATTGTGTGCAGGTGACTTGAGTTTTCCTTCAGTAAAAAGTTTCGATATTGAAATCTATAGTCCTGCTTCGGATGAATGGCTTGAAGTTAGCTCTTGTTCAAACTGTACTGATTTCCAGTCGCGTAGGGCGAACATTAGATTCCGTAGAGACCAAGCCCAACGCCCTGAATTGGTACACACTTTAAATGGATCTGGATTGGCCATCCCACGTGTAATAATTGCTATTTTGGAAACGTTCCAGCAACCTGATGGTAGCGTAGTTGTACCGAATGCTTTGGTTCAATACTTAGGAGGACAGGAAGTATTGGAACCTTTAAACAAAAGTATGAATAGCTTTGGTAGGTGA
- the lysS gene encoding lysine--tRNA ligase has protein sequence MPQRGDELLASRRAKLERLIQRGIDPFPARFERTHNTKTASEVYVASEQSDIELNETISLAGRVTRLRRMGKASFIDLDDAEGRLQLFARSDLLGDSYSIIDDIDLGDFIGVTGKLLRTKTGEISLSLSGIVFLSKALRPPPEKFHGLRDIEQRYRQRYLDLMSNRDVHSAMRARSNIITKVRSFFDERGYLEVDTPVLVPIPAGAMAQPFVTKHNALDRQLYLRIATELYLKRLIVGGMDKVYEIGRVFRNEGIDADHNPEFTLLESYEAYADYQDIMKMVEELIPYLAQEVFGSTKVLFGDVEIELNGPWPRISLHESLMQYAGVDLNLYPDAKSLADQMHMMGVPATYAESRGRLIDKLVGTYVEPKLIQPTFLIDYPVEMSPLAKASKKDDRYAERFEAFAAGMEIANSYTELNDPDTQRQRLVDQEDLRKQYQGEELDRLDEDFLIALEHGMPPTGGLGIGIDRLIMILTGQQTIRDVMLFPQVRQNDEDQND, from the coding sequence ATGCCCCAGCGCGGTGATGAGCTCTTGGCGAGCCGCCGGGCAAAGCTAGAACGGTTGATTCAGCGAGGCATTGACCCGTTTCCAGCCCGGTTTGAAAGAACACATAATACAAAGACAGCATCGGAAGTATATGTTGCTTCTGAACAGTCAGACATTGAATTGAATGAAACTATTTCCTTAGCTGGACGTGTGACTCGCCTTAGGAGAATGGGGAAGGCAAGCTTCATTGACTTGGATGACGCTGAAGGACGCCTGCAACTATTTGCACGTAGTGATTTGCTTGGGGATTCATATTCAATTATTGACGATATAGACCTTGGAGACTTTATCGGGGTAACAGGAAAACTGCTAAGGACAAAGACAGGTGAAATATCACTCAGTCTTTCAGGTATTGTTTTTTTAAGTAAAGCACTGCGGCCTCCTCCAGAAAAATTCCATGGATTACGTGATATTGAACAAAGGTATAGGCAAAGATACTTGGACTTGATGTCCAATCGTGATGTTCATTCTGCAATGCGTGCTCGTAGCAATATTATTACTAAGGTACGTTCGTTTTTTGACGAACGAGGCTATCTAGAGGTGGATACCCCTGTGTTGGTTCCCATTCCTGCTGGTGCGATGGCACAGCCATTTGTGACGAAGCACAACGCTCTTGATAGACAGTTATATTTGCGGATTGCGACTGAATTATATTTGAAGCGATTGATTGTAGGGGGGATGGATAAGGTGTATGAGATAGGCCGAGTTTTTCGTAACGAAGGGATTGACGCTGATCACAACCCAGAATTTACGTTACTTGAATCGTATGAGGCTTATGCGGACTATCAAGACATTATGAAAATGGTCGAAGAATTAATACCCTACTTAGCGCAGGAAGTTTTTGGTTCCACCAAAGTTCTTTTTGGGGATGTCGAAATCGAATTAAATGGGCCTTGGCCGCGAATATCATTGCATGAATCTTTAATGCAATATGCGGGCGTAGATTTAAATTTGTACCCGGACGCAAAATCTTTAGCTGATCAAATGCACATGATGGGCGTCCCTGCAACTTACGCCGAGAGCAGAGGTCGTTTGATAGACAAATTGGTTGGAACATACGTTGAGCCAAAATTGATACAACCAACGTTTTTAATAGACTACCCGGTTGAGATGTCACCATTAGCAAAGGCTAGCAAGAAAGATGATCGATATGCAGAGAGATTTGAGGCATTTGCTGCGGGAATGGAAATAGCTAACTCATATACTGAGTTAAATGATCCGGATACTCAACGTCAAAGATTGGTAGATCAGGAAGATTTGCGAAAGCAATACCAGGGAGAAGAGCTTGATCGTTTGGATGAAGATTTCCTTATAGCATTAGAGCATGGAATGCCCCCTACTGGAGGCTTAGGCATAGGTATTGATCGCCTCATTATGATTCTTACTGGGCAACAGACTATTCGTGATGTGATGTTGTTTCCTCAAGTGCGTCAAAATGATGAGGATCAAAATGATTAA
- a CDS encoding transcription elongation factor GreA — protein sequence MALNDTYITIAGLRELEQELDQLRRVKRQEVAGRIQDSKEIGELESAGFEDARNAHAQVERRIQELEGMIQNAIIIPDHTRSRAKSDIIEVGSIVKVQPLGSKRAGTYTIVGSTEAAPGDGRISNESPLGKALIGHKAGETIEFPAPSGIQSIKIVSVR from the coding sequence ATGGCGCTGAACGATACGTATATTACTATTGCCGGCTTACGAGAACTAGAGCAAGAGTTGGATCAGTTGCGTAGAGTGAAGCGTCAAGAAGTTGCGGGACGAATTCAAGATTCCAAAGAGATTGGAGAGTTGGAATCCGCTGGATTTGAGGACGCTAGAAACGCACATGCCCAGGTTGAGAGGCGAATACAAGAACTTGAAGGGATGATTCAAAACGCAATAATAATTCCTGATCATACACGCTCGCGTGCGAAATCTGACATTATTGAAGTTGGATCAATTGTGAAGGTTCAGCCACTTGGTTCCAAAAGGGCAGGAACTTATACAATTGTAGGTAGCACTGAAGCAGCTCCAGGTGATGGGCGGATATCAAACGAGTCTCCTCTTGGCAAAGCGCTTATTGGTCATAAGGCTGGAGAAACAATTGAGTTCCCTGCACCGTCTGGCATTCAGTCCATAAAGATAGTTTCGGTCCGTTAA
- the rsmD gene encoding 16S rRNA (guanine(966)-N(2))-methyltransferase RsmD, producing MRVTGGSARGFTLISPKAPGVRPTTDRVRSALFNIMSRYSVEDSEVADLFAGTGSLGIEALSRGAARVDFVEANRRQINVIRDNLQSTGFSELGFVYNERVETCLVKLRPYDIVLMDPPYTEPFPEKIVTEIGNRRLLKNKGILVCGHSSRTPINSTYGLLECWDDRRYGDCSLAFFSYSSEDY from the coding sequence TTGCGCGTAACTGGCGGTAGTGCAAGAGGATTCACTCTTATTTCTCCTAAAGCTCCTGGGGTAAGGCCTACGACCGATAGGGTTCGTAGCGCTCTATTCAATATTATGTCGCGATATTCTGTAGAGGATTCTGAAGTAGCTGATTTATTTGCAGGAACGGGGTCATTGGGAATCGAAGCTCTAAGTAGAGGAGCAGCACGAGTAGATTTTGTAGAAGCAAACCGGAGGCAAATTAATGTGATACGGGATAACCTCCAATCTACAGGATTCTCTGAACTGGGCTTCGTTTATAACGAGCGAGTCGAAACCTGCCTCGTAAAATTAAGACCTTATGACATAGTCTTGATGGATCCTCCTTACACTGAACCTTTTCCAGAGAAAATCGTTACTGAAATAGGTAATCGCCGCTTACTAAAAAACAAAGGAATCCTAGTTTGTGGGCATTCTTCAAGAACGCCAATTAATTCAACCTATGGGTTGCTTGAATGCTGGGACGATCGGCGCTATGGTGACTGTTCGCTCGCGTTTTTCAGCTATTCAAGTGAGGATTATTAA